The genomic stretch AGATAAGCCTAGGTTTGTCAAGACACTCAAAATAAATTGAGTTGTAAAGGTTGCCGCTAATCCAGTGAACAATATTTTTTCATAAGAAGAGTTCATTTTTTTTGCTGTACTTATTATTCTAGCAATAAAAAACCCAACCAGTGCGCAAACAACAATTGCAGCAAACCAGCCAAACGAATATATAATGTAAGCGAAAATAAAATCTGTATGAACTTCAGAAATTAACTCTTGATTTAACCCGAGGCCACTTCCCATAAAGCCTGCAGCATATAGTTGTTTAGTTACAAAAGGATTTACTAGGGTGTAGTTGTGAGAATGCAATAACAGCTGTAAGCAAGGCCATATCGAAGCTACTATTGCAAATCCTATAACTTGCTTAAGGCTTGCTTTTGACGCATGCATGATCGCTACACAGATAATAATGCTTATGATAATTGTCGATAAAGCTCCGGTAGTTAATAATAAAACAATAGGTAATAAAATGATGCTTATTCCAAGCCAAAATTTTTGAGAATTTCTCCAATTCCAGGCTTTAAAGATTCCTGAAAAAGAAATAACTAGAAGAAACGGAGTGATCTCTGTAAAATTAATGTTTATAAAACCAAGAGTTAAAAACGGTACACCATCGACTCTAACACCGAATAAAACAGTTAGAGCAAGAATAATAACGGTTCCTATATATAGATGTGGTGAATACTTTATCAACTTTCGATAATTTAAGGTAAATAAACTTAGCATGAACACTGTACCCAACAAGTAAAAAACAAGACTTTTATTAAATATTTCTACACCTTGAACCTTAGTAAAAACAGAATGGAATTGTAGATAATACATAACCAATAACCCAAAAAAAGAAACGGCTATCACTGGAATAGCTGTTTTGAAATCTATCTGGGCTTTATGTATCTCATTAAGTTGCTTTCCTAATACTTCTACATCCCCCATATAAGCCAACGCTCTATCAATCGCTTCTTCTTCAGATAGCCCTGCAAGCATTGCTTCTTCTTTAAGAGTATGAAGATGGTCGCTTATTTCTAATTTGATGCTATCATGAACGTCTTTATTTTTAACCTTTTTACATAAGTCTTTGATATACATATCAAACTTTTTTTCTAATCCCATACAATTTTCTCCCCATCTACGACTCGGTCAACTGCAGATTTAAAAACTGACCATTCTTTCTTTTTTTCTTTAACAAACTCTTTACCACTATCATTAATT from Bacillus sp. 1780r2a1 encodes the following:
- a CDS encoding FtsW/RodA/SpoVE family cell cycle protein gives rise to the protein MGLEKKFDMYIKDLCKKVKNKDVHDSIKLEISDHLHTLKEEAMLAGLSEEEAIDRALAYMGDVEVLGKQLNEIHKAQIDFKTAIPVIAVSFFGLLVMYYLQFHSVFTKVQGVEIFNKSLVFYLLGTVFMLSLFTLNYRKLIKYSPHLYIGTVIILALTVLFGVRVDGVPFLTLGFININFTEITPFLLVISFSGIFKAWNWRNSQKFWLGISIILLPIVLLLTTGALSTIIISIIICVAIMHASKASLKQVIGFAIVASIWPCLQLLLHSHNYTLVNPFVTKQLYAAGFMGSGLGLNQELISEVHTDFIFAYIIYSFGWFAAIVVCALVGFFIARIISTAKKMNSSYEKILFTGLAATFTTQFILSVLTNLGLSPLPGVALPFISFGGSHIILEMIAVGLILSICRRRQLDHNLHLDTEINP